GCGTCCGATGACGGCGACCTCAAGGGCTTCCTGACGTACACCGAGGACCCGATCGTTTCCTCGGACATCGTGAGCGACCCGTCTTCCTGCACCTTCGACTCCTCCCTGACCATGGTCCAGGAGGGCACGACGGTGAAGATCCTCGGCTGGTACGACAACGAGTGGGGTTACTCCAACCGCCTCGTCGACCTGACCGTCTTCGTCGGCGGCCAGCTCTGATCCTCGGATCGGCAGGCACCTCGATGTGAGCACGGGGCTCGAACAGCGCAACGTAGCGCCGTTCGAGCCCCGCTGCATGCTCCCTCGTCCTCCAAGGAGTCCAGACAGATGAAGACGATCGACGAACTTCTCGCCGAAGGGGTCACCGGCAAGCGCGTATTCGTCCGCGCCGACCTCAACGTGCCGCTCAGCGGGACCACCATCACCGACGACGGCCGCATCCGCGCCGTCGAGCCGACCGTGCGCAAGCTGGCCGAGGCCGGCGCCCGGGTCGTCGTCGCCTCGCACCTGGGCCGCCCGAAGGGTGCCCCGGACCCGGCGTTCTCGCTGGCGCCCGCGGCCACCCGCCTCGGTGAGCTGCTCGGGACCGACGTGGCCTTCGCGACCGACACGGTCGGCGAGTCCGCCCGCGCCACCGTCGCCGCGCTCACCGACGGCCAGGTCGCCGTCATCGAGAACCTCCGCTTCAACGCCGGCGAGACGTCGAAGGACGACGCCGAGCGCGGCGCCTTCGCCGACCAGCTGGCCGAGCTCGCCGATGTGTACGTGGGTGACGGCTTCGGAGCCGTCCACCGCAAGCACGCCTCGGTCTTCGACCTCCCGGCCCGGCTGCCGCACGCCGCGGGCGACCTGATCGCCACCGAGGTCGGCGTCCTGAAGAAGCTCACCGACGACGTGCAGCGCCCCTACGCGGTCGTGCTCGGCGGCGCCAAGGTCTCGGACAAGCTCGGCGTCATCGACCACCTGCTGGAGCGCGCCGACCGCATCCTCATCGGCGGCGGCATGGCGTACACCTTCCTCAAGGCCCAGGGCCACGAGGTCGGCAGTTCGCTGCTGCAGGAGGACCAGATCCCGGTGGTGCTGGAGTACCTCAAGCGCGCCGAGGAGAAGGGCGTGGAGTTCGTGCTCCCCGTCGACGTCGTCGTCGCCCCGGCGTTCCCGGACCTCAAGACCAAGGCCCCGGCCAACCCCACCACCGTCGCCGCCGACGCCATGCCGGCCGGCCAGATGGGGCTGGACAACGGTCCGGAGACCAACAAGCTCTACGCATCGAAGCTCGCCGACGCGGCCACCGTCTTCTGGAACGGCCCGATGGGCGTCTTCGAGCACCCCGATTTCGCCGAGGGCACCCGGGCCGTCGCCCAGGCCCTCGTCGACTCCTCGGGCTTCAGCGTGGTCGGCGGTGGCGACTCCGCCGCCGCGGTCCGCATCCTGGGCTTCGACGAGAACGCGTTCGGACACATCTCGACCGGTGGCGGCGCCAGCCTCGAATACCTCGAGGGCAAGACGCTTCCCGGCCTCGCCGCTCTGGAGGACTGACCTTTCATGACCACTCGCACCCCGCTGATGGCGGGCAACTGGAAGATGAACCTCAACCACCTCGAGGCCATCGCCCACGTCCAGAAGCTCGCCTTCGCCCTGGCCGACAAGGACTACGACGCCGTAGAGGTCGCCGTCCTGCCGCCCTTCACCGACCTGCGTTCCGTGCAGACGCTGGTCGACGGCGACAAGCTGAAGATCAAGTACGGCGCCCAGGACATCTCGGCGCACGACTCCGGCGCGTACACCGGTGAGATCTCCGGCCCGATGCTCGCCAAGCTGAAGTGCGCCTTCGTCGCCGTCGGCCACAGCGAGCGCCGCCAGTACCACGCGGAGACCGACGAGGTCTGCAACGCCAAGGTGAAGGCCGCGTTCAAGTACGGCCTGACCCCGATCCTCTGCGTCGGCGAGGGCCTGGACATCCGCAAGGCCGGTGACCAGGTCGCGTACACCCTCGCGCAGCTCGACGGCGGGCTGAAGGACATCCCGGCCGAGCAGGCCGAGACCATCGTGATCGCCTACGAGCCCGTCTGGGCCATCGGCACCGGCGAGGTCGCCACCCCCGAGGACGCGCAGGAGGTCTGCGGTGCGATCCGTGGCCGCCTCGCCGAGCTGTACTCGCAGGAGCTGGCCGACGCGGTCCGTATCCAGTACGGCGGCTCGGTGAAGTCCGGCAACGTGGCCGCGATCATGGCGCAGCCCGATGTGGACGGCGCGCTGATCGGCGGCGCCGCACTGGACGCCGACGAGTTCGTCAAGATCGTCCGCTTCCGCGACCAGTGAGTATGCGCTAGCGCGGATCCGTCGTACCCTTGCGGGGGCCAGGAGGGCAGCCTCCCGGCCCCCGTTGTTCGCACATGCAGTCAGGAATTCCGGAAAGTAGGGACCAGCCGTGATTTTGGGGTTCGAGATCGCCCTGATCGTCTTCAGCCTGCTGCTGATGCTGCTGGTGCTGATGCACAAGGGGAAGGGCGGCGGCCTTTCCGACATGTTCGGTGGCGGAATGCAGTCCTCCGTCGGCGGTTCCTCGGTTGCCGAGCGCAACCTCGACCGGATCACCGTCGTGGTCGGTCTGGCCTGGTTCGCGTGCATCGTGGTGCTTGGTCTGCTCATCAAGCTGGACAACTGACCCGTCGTACGCGATTCCGGTGAGGGTGTAACTCCAACCACTGGACGCGCGTTGGGCCTTACGTAGACTGGGGCATCTTCGAGCACCATCACGCAGGGAGTTACGACCGTGGCAAGTGGCAACGCGATCCGGGGAAGCCGGGTCGGAGCGGGGCCGATGGGGGAGGCCGAGCGCGGCGAGTCCGCGCCACGGGCCCGCATCTCCTTCTGGTGCTCCAACGGGCACGAGACGCAGCCGAGCTTCGCCCATGACGCGCAGGTACCGGAGACCTGGGACTGCCCGCGCTGCGGATTCCCGGCCGGCCAGGACCGGGACAGCCCGCCCGATCCGCCGCGCACCGAGCCGTACAAGACGCATCTGGCGTACGTGCGGGAGCGGCGCAGTGACGCGGACGGCGAGGCCATCCTTGCCGAAGCCCTTGCCAAACTCCGCGGCGAGATCTGACCTCTCGCGTGGCTCCGTAGAAGTTGTTCACCGGCCGGACACCCCCAGGGTGCCCGGCCGGAACGCTTCTGCCGTGCCGCAGCCCGCCGTTGTCCCGTCCGCCGCCCTGATCAATTAGGTTGGAGGGGCAGCGGGGAACTGCGGTTACGAGAAGAAGTGGGCTGATGTCCGGGATGAACGCACAAAGCCGAGCCAGGCTCAACCAGACGCCGGAATGGACCGCGCTGGGAAAGCACCGCGAGCAGCTCGGGACGACCCATCTGCGAGGGCTCTTCGCGGACGATCCGAAGCGCGGTACCGAATACACCCTGCGCGTCGGCGACCTGTACGTCGACTACTCCAAGCAGCTGGTCACCGAAGAGACGCTCCGGCTGCTCCGTGAGCTCGCCGCGGCCACCGGGGTCGCCGAGCTGCGGGACGCGATGTTCCGCGGCGACAAGATCAACACCACCGAGGACCGCGCCGTCCTCCACACCGCGCTCCGCGCCCCGCGCGACGCCGTGATCGAGGTCGACGGCGAGAACGTGGTGCCCGCCGTGCACGCGGTGCTCGACAAGATGGCAGCCTTCTCCGACCGCGTCAGGTCGGGCGAGTGGACCGGTCACACCGGCCGGCCGATCAAGAACATCGTCAACATCGGCATCGGCGGCTCCGACCTCGGCCCCGCCATGGCGTACGAGGCGCTGCGCTCCTTCACGGACCGCTCGCTGACCGTCCGCTTCGTCTCCAACGTCGACGGCGCCGACCTGCACGAGGCCGTGCGCGACCTCGACCCGGCCGAGACGCTGTTCGTCATCGCGTCCAAGACCTTCACCACGATCGAGACGATCACCAACGCCACCTCGGCCCGCGACTGGCTGCTGACCGGTCTGAGGGCCGGTCAGGACGCGGTGGCCAAGCACTTCGTGGCCCTGTCGACGAACGCCGAGAAGGTCTCCGACTTCGGCATCGACACCGCCAACATGTTCGAGTTCTGGGACTGGGT
This genomic interval from Streptomyces sp. NBC_00464 contains the following:
- the secG gene encoding preprotein translocase subunit SecG, yielding MILGFEIALIVFSLLLMLLVLMHKGKGGGLSDMFGGGMQSSVGGSSVAERNLDRITVVVGLAWFACIVVLGLLIKLDN
- a CDS encoding RNA polymerase-binding protein RbpA, which encodes MASGNAIRGSRVGAGPMGEAERGESAPRARISFWCSNGHETQPSFAHDAQVPETWDCPRCGFPAGQDRDSPPDPPRTEPYKTHLAYVRERRSDADGEAILAEALAKLRGEI
- a CDS encoding phosphoglycerate kinase; translated protein: MKTIDELLAEGVTGKRVFVRADLNVPLSGTTITDDGRIRAVEPTVRKLAEAGARVVVASHLGRPKGAPDPAFSLAPAATRLGELLGTDVAFATDTVGESARATVAALTDGQVAVIENLRFNAGETSKDDAERGAFADQLAELADVYVGDGFGAVHRKHASVFDLPARLPHAAGDLIATEVGVLKKLTDDVQRPYAVVLGGAKVSDKLGVIDHLLERADRILIGGGMAYTFLKAQGHEVGSSLLQEDQIPVVLEYLKRAEEKGVEFVLPVDVVVAPAFPDLKTKAPANPTTVAADAMPAGQMGLDNGPETNKLYASKLADAATVFWNGPMGVFEHPDFAEGTRAVAQALVDSSGFSVVGGGDSAAAVRILGFDENAFGHISTGGGASLEYLEGKTLPGLAALED
- the tpiA gene encoding triose-phosphate isomerase → MTTRTPLMAGNWKMNLNHLEAIAHVQKLAFALADKDYDAVEVAVLPPFTDLRSVQTLVDGDKLKIKYGAQDISAHDSGAYTGEISGPMLAKLKCAFVAVGHSERRQYHAETDEVCNAKVKAAFKYGLTPILCVGEGLDIRKAGDQVAYTLAQLDGGLKDIPAEQAETIVIAYEPVWAIGTGEVATPEDAQEVCGAIRGRLAELYSQELADAVRIQYGGSVKSGNVAAIMAQPDVDGALIGGAALDADEFVKIVRFRDQ